aattttttaaaatctttctaTATTTTTTCTTGGTCTTTTCAATAAGTTGAACATGTATCAACATAGTTTTTCAAAagtatttaaattcaatattatgATCAAACTTCTCAAAATGTAATAAGCTGTTGAACTTAAAACATTTGTGTGATCACTTTCATATGCTCGGAAAAAAGTTGAAAGACAAGTTTTACAAAGAAGATCGAGAACGCATAATTCCTCGGTtcctcaattttttattttaaggatTGCATCACACTTTTAGCAATTAGAGGGAAGtttttctaataataaacaaaaataataataataattttgttttcatcATCGATTTAGTGATTTTGCTAGGcgaattatatatagaagtaGAGACTTCTTTTTATAATTGAGTTTTACTTTTTGTagaacttaatcaaataaagTTTAACGCTTTCCAAAATAACAGAGCCATCATTATAGGGAGGGTAAAGAGCATGCTTCCAAGAGTTAGTGGGGGTAATGGCTAATCAGAAGCAAAACTTATTGTCACCGTCTGCAGGGACGGACTCAGGATTTTGAACTgaggtgggcttgaaaaaaatttaggttggcttaaaataataacgaaattttttttgaaaaaaacaagtatataaaaataaaattttaccatttttttaataattagataaaaaacaacgaattatattaatttttttaagagattaagggtaatgtcatatttctaccgtaaaaaaataaaaaataaaaaataaaaaattctggCTGAGCTTGagcccacccgagcccctacatagattcgtccctgaCCGTCTGAATAAAATGTTATGCGTTGgcaatatatagataattttcaTGTGGGCATTGCTAAAAATAGTTCactaaaatgattttatatattttttgttgaaaaaattttTGAGAATCAAAGATTCCATCTAATGATGGAATTCtaactaataatatatgtatgaaaaaaatattatattatgactAGTCATTGTCGCATGTGTCACAAAGAGGTTTAATCGGCAATTCACTTACGTCTGCATTGTTGATGGATGATTagtatttggagtcttttgtggagtattactgaGATTCATTGGGTGTTGTCCGAGTCTTTGAATAGTTCTTGGGAAAATTTAGATTTATGCGACTGATACGACAGACCTACTTATTTGAGTAACCAtccaaattgttttttttattatatggttgaagagaaatcgtcgaactttcaatgatcgtagtcgtccgattTGTAtcatactattattatgatgttttctaAGATTAGTTCAGGAAAGCCACCAATAAAGTCTGTcgggagttaatcgtttttctcaAAAATATACGAGCTCgataaatttttttcttctttttatgtCATGTTTAttcgttttatttaaataattttttatttttatttttaatatataaactttttaaaaaaatatattaataataattataattttgaggCTTATTATTCTCCTAATCATTACTTATGCTGTCTCATCATTGCTAATCTCATGACACAAATACCAAAACTATTTTAAAGGAAGTTAGTGCATTGATTAGAAGGGTTAccaaatttctaaaatattgtttttataattgattttatattaatatttatatttttttgaaatcaaactaatattttaatcatatttctaattttaaaaaaaataaagttatctaaagtaaataaaattaaactaaaaacaaCAAGAAATGAAGAGGAGTTGGGAGTGGAGGACAAAATGATTATGCAACTAATTAGTAGGATAATACTATTATACTAACAGTGATGTGATTAGCTTATTATATATGCAACTAAAAGTAATTAgttatttctattaattttaaattaaaggcaataataataattattatatatgttgcCTAGCTTGCCTCATGCCTCAAAAGTTTAATCATGTCTTGCTTGCAATATTCATTTAGAAGTTTTCAAGGgaaaataatgatttatgattgatttgttattattataattttgtattcatttatgattaatataagtttaatttttactcaaattagataaaaagtcttttctttttaaaattttaccaaaagagaataaaaaaattatgtttattttaaaaatgttaaatttatctataaactaagaatattcttatattttatttttacatacaAACTTGACAAAAATATATCTATCAATTTacagttttataaaaaaaattctacataattaaattttctgtataataaaactttttagaatatatatttaataatttattttaaaataataaataatttgaaatatgattttattttaattaatttatatacataatataattataattattaaaatagataataattgtgaataaaatatttttacataatgatttagttttaaaatttataattagattaaaagttctaatatataattttatttggaatAATTAATcgattatttattaaatatttttttaataaaaaatcacaaaacaCAACACGAACACTTCTGTGTTACACAAAACAACACGAATAATATATCaatgtaatatataattcaaaaatgtcaaatatttataaaatatgtgagttttaatataaaaacaaatatatatatatatatatatatatatatatatatatatatatatatattgatactACAAAActtattaacttattaattaatattattaattcagTCATATAGAGAAAGAGTGCATACAAGTGAGACAGAAAAAGAGTTTAAATGAGGCGGAATCACACAAATAGGAATATCATAATGATAGTTGACATCGGATTGATGGTTGGGTTCGGTCTTAACCTTACAAGTGACTATTGGCGTATTATTGGATTTccttttctttatatttattgaaaacttttagatattttattttgaaaaaacactgtttattgaataatttatttgaattttttagaatctttttattagtatttaagagttataaataaaataaaatttgaaaaaattaattattaattttattttataaaattgaaagaaaaaaattctaatgggtcataatttttttgtaaaataatctcaaataatctaaataaagcaatctcttaaatatttttgtgtcCAAAAATTTAGTTGGTTGTgcctttaaataaaatttcttttgaaatttattagtaattgttttttcttaatacagtaaaaattctcaaattgtttttctttctaatgTATCTTATCATAGCTCTAGCAAACTTATTGCTTGTAAGATTCAATTTACTTTTCAACAACTGCATACCTATATACTATATAGTCTTGTTTGATTGTTCTTATTATTAAAGTCtctatataataaacattatttaaactattatttcataaattaaattatttaatttattgattaaaatattttttattttaaaagaatattctatCATTATATAGTaatactatttaaatattttataaaaaaaaacttattttcttaCAATTAATCATAAGGTAAGATCTTTTgaataatctaaaatttattcaaataaattaattttaacatttttattttatttaatttttactttttggtaagattcttatttcttattaaggaatattaatttttgtaatatccTAATAAGTTAGATAGTATATTacatacttaattatataaaactgtttttttcttctataatgTATTTggtgttatttttaaataatcttgatatattttttaaaaggattttttgaattgtttttgataaaaacaactaaattatttgggattttaaatataaaattattgaaatatttctctatttaaaatttaaattttagagttataataaaaaaaaaaatccttggaatgaaaaaatattatgactTTATATTTTGAACTAATtctctgttttttattttataaatagtttatatataattatatttatattttatgattttgaaaataattttttttaaataataagatgaattagaataaaaaaaagttataatggTAATGACTAATAGactgataatttaaatttttttttgcgAAAACTGAATCAAATTGTCCTGTTTGGGATAGTTTTTCTCCGAAACCGAACGAGAATAGGGCgaggatgatatttgtgtcccctACCTCAACCCTCACGCTCTCTGATCTCACATTTAATTTTGCCCCGAatactataaacataattaaatatattaattatcaatatatttatttattaattatattttataagaataataagtttatttttttataataataaaaaattttatatgttacaatatattatattaaaaaaactaagtttatataattttattatatgttgtttttatttttaaaaagatattttattaacgggtgggggtgatattaaaaaaaaatcaaaataaaaacgaGATAGAAATGGTCCCATTATCATCCCTGGTAacgagaataaaataaaaaaataataagactttatatatatagttataattttattaaattcagaAGGATAAAATGTTctgtacttttatttttaaaatagtttttttccttttaaaatatatttaatatttgagctTATAATTTCTAGCGTATAagtgattataaatatgtattatcaaacttatttattttaaataaatttttaatatattaaaattaagtgataagtCATATAAGTAatagagaaaattaaaattcattaaaaaaaattacattttatattataaaatagagactattaaataaaaattataaaatataaaaaacatattttgaaagattcaattaagcaaaatattaataaattcaaattgaattattcaaatgtaactgtaatatttaaaatctttcaTAAGTATTGAAAGTCAAACTTTATAACCGTTGATAAcaaatttctaattataattttgtttaaccattgaacaaacaattaattagttGACTAAAATagtcttaaaataaaaatacaataaatttatttctttttcaaataaaccatccCAATTTGAAATAGTAGCCATGAAAGTATACGACTGTTCCTTAACAAGGAAAAATAACGTAAAGGTGACGCCTTTAGGACTCATCTTTCATAAGAAAGtatgttttttttcaatttatctGACAATACATGTTCATGGTTCTTCTTCAAATATCTCTCTTTAAACAGTTTGAtttgatcttcttccttacttTTCCATATCAAAAAGCAAAcccatttcttcatctttcacAAATCAAGAACCAGAATTTCCGCCATGAAAGAACAGAGAAGAAGCAAAGCTATGGAAGAAGAAAGATTCAAGAATTTCAAACCTGATTTTAATTACTCAGCTTCATCAGATTTTCCTTGTAAAGATCAccctttttcttcttcaattggAATCTGTTCTTTCTGTCTTAAAGACAGGTTGATGAATCTGATCTGTTCATACTGTGGTGAACATCAACGTCTATGTTCTTGTACTTTCTCTGATCCGCCGTCGCCGGATGTCGGGAGTGTAGGCAGAATCTCATTCCTTATAGAAAATGAAACTGAAAAAAACCCATCTCAATTGAATCTGGGATCTCTTGAGTTACAGAGGAGGAGTGTTGAAGAGAAGAAAGTTAGTGGGTTTGGTAAAATCGGGAGATTTTTCATCAGAAAGAAAGTAGCCATTGATGAGCTGATGTCAAGATCAAGGTCTCTTTGTAGTTTCAGAGGAGGAAGTTTTAGAGATCATGAAGACAGCAGTGATTTCACTTTCTCAAGTGATGTTAATGGAGGTTCTATGATTGAATCAGCTAGAGTAAGCTGTTTCAGCAGTGAGACAGAACCAAGAAAGAGTGGATTTGAAAATGGTAACTTTGAACATTTGAATTATATGCAATTGATTATGTTGATTGTTGTAACTTGTGGTTATTGAtcaagtttatgttttttttaacagGTACAACAACCCGGATGAGACAGAGTGAATTTATTGACATAAGTGATGATTCTGGTTTTATTGATTTGAAGTTGGATGTTTCATCAAAGGCTGAGTATGGAAGTTGTATTGAGAACAGAGATGATGGGGATGGAGGAAtgatgaaggagaagaagaagaaaaagaaggggAAGAAGGTTTGGAAATGGATGGTTAAGTATCATTCAAAGTGATGatctttttttgtttgaaaatgaaatcaatTCAATTAAAGATGTTCTTGGGAAGAAGATATTATTCTATTAATGCAAACCCTATTCTTGATTTTTCAAACAAAGTTTAGAATATGAATCATAATTTTGAATCAATCACTGCAATAATCTAGTTCAAGTTATCATGGGTTGTTGTCTACCTTATCCAGGAAATAGTTGgttccattttattttattttttggaatttatcaaaaaaaaaaaaaaaatactctatTATACTTTAAGAACTGGTTccatattttttgatttttttattttaccccaaaactcaaacatttCATTCACCatctttttatcaattaaatcctccttttaaatatataaaatactaaaatatcccacgatttaaatattttatagtattattgTCTAAAGGGTAATGAagtaaataactttttttaaaactatttttttttaagttttacaccaaacaacaaattttattttatataaagaaaCTTGATTTTATTCTCCAAATAACCAACAAAACGAAATCCAAGACTATTTTAtacaaaacaatttaataaatgaaataattatcatttataatactgaaattaattcagaaaaataagtaaattatgTCCGGAGTATTtacaaacataatttattataccatttaaatgatttttatttttatttttaatatatatagatttttttcaaaataaaaaattaaataatatttattgtataaaattataaaataaacatgaaaaataaatataatattcatcctTACAAATATAAGGGAAGAGTgctttaatattataatttatctagAAATAAgggtattttattaaatttttatcatgattctataaatatatatattaaattatgtaatttattacCATAAATGGTAAGAGGAGGGAACTTGTTTGAAGTTTTTTTATCTAAGTTTCGATTAAAATTATTTGCTggcttgatttttttttaaaatttatctttctaCAGTATTTTAGTGGTTAAATTTGACTAGTTAGACGAAGTGAAAGGACTAAAAATATTagagtttgaataaaaaaatttaaaaaatgtttatatataattttactcaaaataattaaaaaagaaaaattatatcaaCCAAGTATGATTCTTTGTACtgattattatcattttttttttttttcaaatgaggTAGAATtcgaaaaaattaatgataaatttttattcCGATAATTAACCAAAAGGAAATGTAAGACAGTAttataagataattaaaataagatatttaatggttttatttttgtgttcttCAAAAAGACATCTTGTAAATATTAATCCAAACAATCTAAAAACCTAATGAAAAACTAACATGTTTGATTTAATTCTATCAATTAAAATTgtctaaataatgaaaaatcaattatataatggGTAGAATCTATCTTTATAAATAGAGATGAGACAAAAATTGATATAAAGATCCACCTTACAAGAATTTAGTTTGGTGAGgaaaatcattcaatttttGATTACAACATTTAGAAAACATTTTTTCaatgaaattaaacaaaaacaagagTAGCTAGATAATGTATATTTCCTATTACTAACAAAACAAGACAATGAGCAAATGTTGTTCAATTGATaataaaaacaactaaaaataGTAGAAAACCAGTTCAAAATCagcatttaaaattaacaaaataaatagagTAGCATTCTAGCATTGCATAAACAActtcaaatttaatttcaagCAGCAGCACCAGATTGTGCAGCAAGCCTCTTCTTAGCTTCTTCAATAATGGACAACTTGATACCCTTTCCTTTAGGAAGAGACACCCATGGCTTAGACCCTTTACCAATCGTAAACACATTACCCAAACGTGTGGCAAATTCGTGACCAGTCGAATCCTGAACATGAATAGTCTCGAAACTTCCCTTATGCTTTTCCCTATTCTTAATAACACCAACACGACCCCTGTTCCTACCTCCAGTCACCATAACAACATTTCCAACATCAAACTTGATAAAGTCAACAATCTTGTTTGATTCCAAATCAAACTTGATAGTATCGTTAGCCTTGATTAGTGGGTCAGGGTAACGAATAGTCCGACCATCATAGGTGTTAATGTAAGGAATACCCTTTGACCCAAACTGAACAGATCGCACTTTGCAAAGCTTATACTGCAGAAAAAAAAGGGTCAATCCTTGTAAAGGTAATTGTAAAGCTCCAAACAAGTAATGGACAAACCTTGGCCTCATCATCCCTAATAGAGTGGAGTCTGAATCGACCCTTGGTGTCATAAAGTAGACGGAAATTCTCATTTGTCTTGGGAATTGACACAACATCTGAAAAGGGGACAAATTTAAACAAAGAAATGAAATTTACAATCATGAGGAAAAGGGAGACATACCCATAAAACCAGCAGGGTAAGTTTTATCAGTTCGAACTTTCCC
This is a stretch of genomic DNA from Impatiens glandulifera chromosome 4, dImpGla2.1, whole genome shotgun sequence. It encodes these proteins:
- the LOC124933472 gene encoding uncharacterized protein LOC124933472, with the translated sequence MKEQRRSKAMEEERFKNFKPDFNYSASSDFPCKDHPFSSSIGICSFCLKDRLMNLICSYCGEHQRLCSCTFSDPPSPDVGSVGRISFLIENETEKNPSQLNLGSLELQRRSVEEKKVSGFGKIGRFFIRKKVAIDELMSRSRSLCSFRGGSFRDHEDSSDFTFSSDVNGGSMIESARVSCFSSETEPRKSGFENGTTTRMRQSEFIDISDDSGFIDLKLDVSSKAEYGSCIENRDDGDGGMMKEKKKKKKGKKVWKWMVKYHSK
- the LOC124934038 gene encoding 40S ribosomal protein S4-3-like, whose product is MARGLKKHLKRLNAPKHWMLDKLGGAFAPKPSSGPHKSRECLPLILILRNRLKYALTYGEVVSIVMQRHILVDGKVRTDKTYPAGFMDVVSIPKTNENFRLLYDTKGRFRLHSIRDDEAKYKLCKVRSVQFGSKGIPYINTYDGRTIRYPDPLIKANDTIKFDLESNKIVDFIKFDVGNVVMVTGGRNRGRVGVIKNREKHKGSFETIHVQDSTGHEFATRLGNVFTIGKGSKPWVSLPKGKGIKLSIIEEAKKRLAAQSGAAA